The DNA window TGCCAGGACGAACAGCAGTGCGAGACGCTGGACGACCTGCTGTGGCGCTTTCGCAGCGAGCGCTTCATCCCCCACGACCTGCATCAGGACAACCCACGGACACCGGTCGCCATCGGGCTTGAACAGACACCCGAGCATCCCCAGGGCCTGTTGATCAACCTCGGCACGACCCTCTCGCCCCATGTCGACCAGTTCAGTCGCGTGATAGAGATCGTCAACCAGCAACCCGAACTGCTGGCCTGCTGTCGCGAGAATTTCCGCCATTACCGCCAACGGGGCTATGCTCCACAACGACTCGACCTCTGATGGACGGCAGTACACTGAAAACCCATATGCACACGAAGACCTCCCCCGCTCCTGCCCTGCTCGACGATTTGGAATCCATCCGCGCCCTGCTTGGCGAACATATCGAGCCGCCACTGCTCACCCACACAGTGGAAAGCCCCCTGGATACCCCAGCGGCATCCCTCGCCGCGAATGACAGCCAGCCGGATGTCGCACCACAGGAAACGCGACCGTCATCGGCACGCACGGCTTTCCGCGACCTTGCGGAGCGTCATCTCGATCACGAGTTGCGTACCGCCGCCCAGTCGATCCTGCAGGATGTCATCGACGAATTTGCACCACAGATCGAAGCGGAACTGAAACGCCGCCTGGCGCCCACCATCGAACGCCTCGTCGCCCCCGCAAAAGCCTGACCCGCCACCTGCCTGCAACGCGGCACCGTATCCACGGGCAGGCAGTCTCGCCCACACCCTGCCGTGGGAACACTCCGCAGTACCCGTCGAATCCAGCCCTCCTGCTGCACGAACACACTCGTTCCGCCCTCCGCGACACGACATTGCAAAGGCACTATCCGCCCCCTATGATTCACGGCTGAGAATCAGACGCAATTGATTCGACTTGCCATCAATCATCTCGCCCAGCCCGTAAAGGCTCCGGAAGTCCCCTTGCAATCCAGTGTCGAAACCCTCTACGGCGACCACCACGCCTGGCTGCAAGGCTGGCTGCTGAGGCGCCTTGGCAACACCGCCGACGCCGCCGACCTGGCTCAGGACGCCTTTCTGCGCCTGCTCTGCAAACCCGCACCCCGGGGGTTTTCCACACCACTGGAAGCTCGCGCCTACCTGCGCTGCATGGCCAAGGGCATGTGCATCAACCTCTGGCATCGACGCGAGATCGAACAGGCCTGGCTGGACACCCTGGCAGCACGCCCCGAAGCCTTCGCCCCCTCTGCCGAACGCCAGGCCATGGTGATCGAAGCACTGCATGAAATCGGCCGGATGCTGCTCGACCTGCCCCCCAAGGCGGCACGTGCATTCCTGCTGGCAGAAGCCTGCCAGATGACCGACCGGGAGGTCGCACAAGCCCTCGGTGTTTCCGATCGCATGGTGCGCAAGTACATCGCCCAGGCCATGCTTGCCTGCATGCGCCTGCATGCCCGCCAGACCCTGGATGAGATCAACCGGGAACCGTTTTGAACACACCTCGGGACCACCATCAAGAGCCCTCCAGCCAGGCCATGGAACAAGCAGCCGAATGGTATGCATTGCTGCGTGCTGGCCAGGCGGATGCAAACCAGCACGCCGACTGGCAAGCCTGGCTGGCCCGCAGTGCGGAACACCGCC is part of the Pseudomonas sp. ABC1 genome and encodes:
- a CDS encoding DNA polymerase III subunit chi; the encoded protein is MTRIDFYVLPDSDPAGRLHAACKLALKGWQHDMPVFIRCQDEQQCETLDDLLWRFRSERFIPHDLHQDNPRTPVAIGLEQTPEHPQGLLINLGTTLSPHVDQFSRVIEIVNQQPELLACCRENFRHYRQRGYAPQRLDL
- a CDS encoding sigma-70 family RNA polymerase sigma factor, with translation MQSSVETLYGDHHAWLQGWLLRRLGNTADAADLAQDAFLRLLCKPAPRGFSTPLEARAYLRCMAKGMCINLWHRREIEQAWLDTLAARPEAFAPSAERQAMVIEALHEIGRMLLDLPPKAARAFLLAEACQMTDREVAQALGVSDRMVRKYIAQAMLACMRLHARQTLDEINREPF
- a CDS encoding DNA polymerase III subunit chi, which codes for MHTKTSPAPALLDDLESIRALLGEHIEPPLLTHTVESPLDTPAASLAANDSQPDVAPQETRPSSARTAFRDLAERHLDHELRTAAQSILQDVIDEFAPQIEAELKRRLAPTIERLVAPAKA